The Synechocystis sp. PCC 7509 genome includes a window with the following:
- a CDS encoding efflux RND transporter permease subunit, with protein sequence MNLIETAIRWRHGTFVLFFLLAMFGLVALFGLPLELQPGGDRPEITISTPYIGAAPAEVEDLITRPIEDVLEEIEGVQEITSQSLSGFSTITMEFQWGTDVDARLVAVLNKLQQLEALPEEAGESDIQVASGNNNPMMWIVLKPKPGYQTDSNRYRDLIEETIEPALRRVEGTSRFFIVGGQEREVEILVDPQGLSDRNLTLADVTDTLRTNNRDIRGGPLVLGKREYQVRTVNRAQLLDQFKSFVLRRDDSGTVYLGDVANIEMGRKFQDSAFLYNDSPSAGIGIIRRVGANVPQVSEGVRAVLANLEAQFDRQKQGVDFEILYDESTYIDQSVSNVRGDLITGGVLAIAVLLLFLGSLRTVVVVAITIPLAMIVVFVVSALLGRSLNIISLAALGFAAGMVVDNAIVVVENIFTHMQQGKSRLQAAIDGTQEVGGAILAATLANVAVFAPLVLVTGEVSELFVDMAITITAAAVLSMFASLTLLPMLASLFLNPAEAQQTFQLGSSEAEGQGSNNFLERSIMQTSFAFRRLQSKLESFLLATVGWALGPRRIKRRLVLLSIPIVLLASSILLLPPADYLPQGNLNFVFWLTETFPGTSVPESIQLSAPARSFLKQQPEISSTFFANFPQFRGIGISLKPESATGSGLAEMEQRLTGQSFGYPGYKFMFPIRFPIFNDPGKSFEVQIIGPDLKQLSQLEQQLIQQISTLPGVANARADSIDGAPQLQVIPDRTRLAEVGLSEAEVGAMVEAALGGRFASEFVEGKEELDVTVQLQNVFVETPEQLRQLSLFSSQIPQNLTAETGSESDVSSQATGGGRVQLADVATVRETTGPGVINHVDLERSTTLTVSLTPDAPLGRLIQQTEEQILSPLRAKLPPDFRLELAGSADRLSETVGQLASAFLFSVIITYLLLVALYRSFLYPLVIMATVPIGLTGALLSLVFANWIPGAIVPLDMITGLGFLILTGVVVNNAILIVERVLQLQEEGQKYDESLYNATRDRLRPIFMSAGTSILGMVPLAIFPGQGSELYQGLGIALTGGLAFSTILTPTVVPALMALLQDFSCDRSKAKTTEIQS encoded by the coding sequence ATGAATCTAATTGAAACAGCAATCCGTTGGCGGCATGGCACTTTTGTTTTATTCTTTTTGTTAGCAATGTTTGGATTGGTGGCCCTGTTTGGATTGCCTTTAGAACTACAACCGGGAGGCGATCGCCCAGAAATTACAATTTCTACACCCTACATTGGTGCAGCCCCCGCAGAAGTGGAAGATTTGATTACGCGCCCCATTGAGGATGTGCTAGAGGAAATTGAAGGGGTGCAGGAAATCACCAGCCAAAGTTTATCGGGCTTCAGCACAATTACGATGGAGTTTCAGTGGGGGACGGATGTGGATGCGCGGCTAGTTGCCGTTCTCAACAAACTCCAGCAATTAGAAGCATTACCAGAAGAAGCGGGAGAATCTGATATTCAGGTCGCCAGTGGCAATAATAACCCGATGATGTGGATTGTCTTAAAACCAAAACCAGGTTATCAAACTGACTCTAACCGTTACCGCGATTTGATTGAAGAAACTATCGAACCAGCATTGCGACGAGTGGAAGGGACAAGCCGATTTTTTATTGTTGGCGGTCAAGAACGGGAAGTAGAGATTCTTGTCGATCCTCAAGGGTTATCCGATCGCAATCTGACTCTCGCTGATGTTACAGACACCCTAAGAACCAATAACCGTGATATTCGCGGCGGACCCTTGGTACTGGGAAAACGCGAATATCAGGTACGCACCGTCAACCGAGCGCAACTATTAGACCAATTTAAAAGCTTTGTACTACGACGAGACGATAGCGGAACGGTGTATTTGGGGGATGTCGCCAATATAGAAATGGGGCGCAAGTTTCAAGATAGTGCCTTTTTGTATAACGATAGCCCCTCGGCGGGAATTGGGATTATCCGCCGGGTGGGAGCCAATGTACCCCAGGTATCGGAGGGAGTTCGAGCCGTTTTAGCCAATTTAGAGGCGCAGTTCGATCGCCAGAAACAAGGGGTTGATTTTGAGATTCTCTACGATGAAAGCACCTATATTGACCAGTCAGTGTCCAATGTCCGAGGCGATTTAATTACTGGTGGAGTGTTGGCGATCGCTGTATTGCTGTTATTTTTAGGCTCCCTCCGCACGGTTGTAGTAGTTGCCATTACTATTCCCCTCGCCATGATTGTTGTATTTGTGGTTAGTGCTTTGTTGGGGCGGAGTTTAAATATTATCAGTTTGGCAGCTTTGGGGTTTGCGGCGGGGATGGTGGTTGATAATGCGATCGTGGTCGTTGAAAACATCTTTACCCATATGCAGCAGGGAAAAAGTCGCCTGCAAGCAGCCATTGATGGCACTCAGGAAGTGGGAGGCGCAATCTTAGCGGCAACCTTGGCAAACGTGGCAGTATTTGCGCCTCTAGTGCTGGTGACGGGAGAAGTTTCCGAGTTGTTTGTTGATATGGCAATTACAATTACGGCGGCGGCGGTGTTATCAATGTTTGCCTCGTTGACATTGCTACCCATGTTGGCTAGTTTATTTCTCAATCCCGCCGAAGCACAGCAAACATTTCAATTGGGATCTAGCGAGGCTGAAGGACAAGGTAGCAATAACTTTTTGGAGCGCTCTATTATGCAGACTTCCTTTGCTTTTAGACGACTGCAAAGTAAGTTAGAAAGCTTTTTGTTAGCAACGGTAGGTTGGGCATTGGGCCCGCGTCGAATCAAGCGGAGGTTGGTATTGCTATCTATTCCGATAGTATTGCTGGCTTCTAGTATTTTGTTGCTACCACCCGCCGATTATCTGCCTCAAGGAAACCTCAATTTTGTATTTTGGTTAACCGAGACGTTTCCCGGAACCAGCGTTCCTGAATCTATACAACTATCTGCACCAGCCCGATCCTTCCTTAAACAGCAGCCAGAAATCTCCAGCACTTTTTTTGCTAACTTTCCCCAGTTTCGCGGGATTGGAATTTCTTTAAAGCCAGAATCGGCGACGGGTAGTGGACTTGCGGAGATGGAACAACGATTGACGGGTCAAAGTTTTGGCTATCCCGGCTATAAATTTATGTTTCCGATCCGGTTTCCCATTTTCAACGATCCGGGCAAATCTTTTGAAGTACAAATTATTGGCCCCGACCTCAAACAACTCAGTCAGCTAGAGCAACAGTTGATTCAACAAATTTCTACCTTACCAGGGGTTGCTAATGCTCGTGCAGACTCCATTGATGGCGCTCCGCAACTACAAGTTATTCCCGATCGCACGCGACTTGCAGAAGTGGGTTTATCAGAAGCCGAAGTTGGAGCAATGGTAGAAGCGGCTTTAGGAGGACGTTTTGCTTCGGAATTTGTGGAGGGGAAAGAAGAATTGGATGTAACTGTACAGTTGCAAAACGTTTTTGTCGAAACCCCCGAACAGTTGCGGCAATTGTCCCTGTTTAGTTCTCAAATTCCTCAAAATTTAACGGCAGAAACCGGAAGTGAGTCTGATGTTTCCTCTCAAGCAACTGGTGGCGGACGAGTTCAGTTAGCAGATGTGGCAACGGTGAGGGAGACTACGGGCCCTGGGGTGATTAATCATGTCGATTTAGAACGTTCTACTACTCTCACAGTCAGCCTGACTCCTGACGCGCCCTTGGGACGGCTTATACAGCAAACTGAGGAGCAGATTTTGTCCCCCTTACGAGCCAAATTGCCCCCAGATTTTCGTTTAGAATTAGCGGGTTCTGCCGATCGCTTATCGGAAACTGTAGGACAACTTGCTTCGGCTTTTTTGTTTTCAGTAATTATTACTTACTTGCTTTTGGTTGCCCTGTATCGTTCGTTTTTATATCCTTTAGTAATTATGGCAACTGTACCAATAGGATTAACCGGAGCTTTGCTAAGTTTAGTTTTTGCTAACTGGATTCCTGGTGCGATCGTGCCTTTAGATATGATTACAGGATTAGGGTTTTTGATTTTAACCGGAGTGGTTGTAAATAACGCCATTCTAATCGTGGAGAGGGTGCTACAGCTTCAAGAGGAGGGGCAAAAGTACGATGAATCTCTTTACAATGCTACGCGCGATCGCCTCCGTCCCATTTTCATGTCTGCGGGTACGAGCATTTTGGGAATGGTTCCTTTAGCCATCTTTCCCGGACAAGGTTCGGAACTGTATCAGGGGTTAGGAATTGCTTTAACTGGAGGATTGGCGTTTTCTACGATTTTGACTCCGACAGTTGTTCCGGCATTAATGGCACTATTGCAAGACTTTTCTTGTGATCGCTCTAAGGCTAAAACCACCGAAATTCAATCCTAA
- a CDS encoding universal stress protein: protein MFNKILVAIDTSESSDRVFDRAIVIAKATGAHLMLLHVLSSEEQGSPYLPIIFSGMGYAGGDKIIENYREEWAVFAQQCLKMLKSRQEQAMLAGVKAEFTQTPGSPGKTICDFAQKWEADTIVIGHRGHSGVAKLILGSVSNYVLHHAGCSLLIVQ from the coding sequence ATGTTTAACAAAATTTTAGTTGCAATAGATACGTCTGAAAGTAGCGATCGCGTATTCGATCGCGCTATAGTCATAGCCAAAGCCACAGGAGCGCACCTAATGCTCCTCCACGTACTTTCTAGCGAAGAACAAGGTAGTCCCTATTTGCCCATTATATTTTCTGGTATGGGCTATGCTGGCGGTGACAAAATTATTGAAAACTACCGCGAAGAATGGGCGGTTTTTGCCCAGCAATGTCTAAAAATGCTCAAGTCTCGTCAAGAGCAAGCAATGCTTGCTGGCGTAAAAGCCGAATTTACACAAACGCCTGGTAGTCCTGGTAAAACTATTTGCGACTTTGCCCAAAAGTGGGAAGCTGATACCATCGTTATCGGGCATCGCGGTCACTCTGGCGTAGCCAAGCTAATTTTAGGCAGCGTAAGTAATTATGTCCTGCATCATGCTGGTTGCTCTTTGCTAATTGTGCAGTAA
- a CDS encoding substrate-binding domain-containing protein, which produces MAANQAQRKDFFIVGVDGAPEAIKAIAFKEGLYAATATQSPRGMTQKAVQVGNDILNGKKPSNLNILIPMQLVTRENASTAQG; this is translated from the coding sequence TTGGCAGCTAATCAAGCACAACGCAAAGATTTCTTTATTGTCGGGGTGGATGGTGCGCCCGAAGCGATAAAAGCGATCGCATTCAAAGAAGGTTTGTATGCAGCAACAGCGACGCAAAGCCCTAGAGGAATGACACAAAAAGCGGTGCAAGTTGGGAACGATATTTTAAACGGCAAAAAACCTAGCAATCTCAACATTTTGATTCCCATGCAGTTAGTAACGCGAGAAAATGCGAGTACCGCCCAAGGCTGA
- a CDS encoding sugar porter family MFS transporter codes for MTVTTRRKSNTFYVVLIAGAAALGGFLFGFDTAVINGAVAALAKAFNANSLITGLAVSLALLGSAIGAFYAGKIADRYGRVKAMVVASIFFTISAIGSGLPFTIWDFIFWRVLGGLAVGAASVIAPAYIAECSPAHLRGRLGSLQQLAIVVGIFIALLCNYFIAVSAGSAEAPFLFGIAAWRWMFWTEIPPAILYGMAALMIPESPRYLVAQNREKEAATVLTKILGGNVLEKINEIRQTVSQEREPRFSDLLTRSGGLLPIVWLGIGLSVFQQFVGINVIFYYSSVLWRAVGFSEQDSLWITVITGAVNIITTLIAIAFVDKFGRKPLLLLGSLGMTLTLGTLTTIFANAALDASGNPNLTGSAGTTALIAANLYVFCFGFSWGPVVWVMLGEMFNNKLRAAALAIAASVQWVANFAISTSFPPLLQYFGLGSAYGLYTISAAISFFFVLFLLKETKGIELEDM; via the coding sequence ATGACTGTTACTACTCGGCGTAAATCAAACACTTTCTACGTTGTCTTAATTGCTGGTGCTGCCGCTCTCGGTGGCTTCTTATTCGGTTTCGATACTGCGGTAATTAACGGCGCTGTGGCGGCTTTAGCCAAAGCCTTTAATGCCAATAGTTTGATTACTGGTCTTGCAGTATCTTTAGCTTTGTTAGGTTCGGCAATTGGCGCTTTTTACGCCGGAAAAATTGCCGATCGCTACGGGCGTGTTAAAGCAATGGTAGTAGCTTCGATATTTTTTACCATCAGCGCCATTGGTTCTGGGCTACCGTTTACGATCTGGGATTTTATCTTTTGGCGGGTCTTGGGAGGGCTGGCAGTGGGTGCGGCGAGTGTAATTGCTCCTGCCTACATTGCGGAATGTTCTCCCGCTCACTTGCGCGGAAGATTAGGTTCTTTGCAACAACTGGCGATCGTTGTGGGCATTTTTATTGCTTTACTCTGCAACTACTTTATCGCTGTATCGGCGGGTTCGGCAGAAGCACCGTTTTTGTTTGGAATCGCCGCTTGGCGATGGATGTTTTGGACAGAAATTCCCCCCGCTATTCTCTATGGAATGGCTGCATTAATGATTCCTGAATCTCCCCGTTATTTAGTTGCTCAAAATCGAGAGAAAGAAGCGGCTACAGTTCTAACCAAAATTCTCGGCGGTAACGTATTAGAAAAAATCAACGAAATTAGGCAAACCGTGAGCCAAGAGCGCGAACCTAGATTTTCCGATCTTTTAACCAGAAGTGGCGGACTTTTACCGATTGTGTGGCTAGGAATCGGCTTATCTGTATTCCAGCAATTTGTCGGTATTAACGTAATTTTCTACTACAGCAGCGTTTTATGGCGAGCGGTGGGTTTTTCCGAGCAAGATTCCCTCTGGATTACGGTAATTACAGGAGCGGTAAACATTATTACTACTTTAATTGCGATCGCTTTTGTCGATAAATTCGGTCGCAAACCCCTACTACTGCTCGGTTCTCTAGGCATGACTTTAACGTTAGGAACTTTGACAACTATTTTTGCTAACGCCGCCCTTGATGCTTCTGGCAACCCCAACTTGACGGGTTCGGCGGGAACTACCGCCCTAATAGCTGCCAACCTTTATGTATTTTGCTTTGGTTTCTCTTGGGGGCCTGTAGTCTGGGTAATGTTGGGGGAAATGTTCAATAATAAACTTAGAGCCGCAGCACTAGCGATCGCTGCTTCCGTGCAATGGGTAGCTAATTTTGCCATCTCTACTTCTTTTCCGCCTTTACTGCAATACTTTGGGCTAGGTTCTGCCTATGGTTTGTATACAATTTCCGCCGCTATTTCGTTCTTTTTTGTCCTCTTTTTGCTCAAGGAAACTAAAGGTATTGAGTTAGAGGATATGTAA
- a CDS encoding glucokinase — protein MTLLLAGDIGATKTILRLVESDDLPQQTTLHEQTYRSQEFADLVPMVHQFLEAAGNNKTPEKACFGIAGPVVNNTSKLTNLSWILEASRLEQELQVSRVALINDFVAVGYGVTGLSDADLHTLQPGVPDANAPIAVIGAGTGLGQGFAIPQANNYRVFGTEGGHASFAPQSPIEFELLQYLLEKYNINRVSVERVVSGMGIVAIYQFLRSRKIHQESPLLADVYNTWEREIGKENKTVDLAAEISKAAKQDILAQKTMEIFVAAYGAEAGDLALKLLPYGGLYIAGGIAAKNLPLMQQGFLPAFLRKGRMNSLLEQIPVRVVLNPQVGLLGSALCAAQLT, from the coding sequence ATGACCTTATTACTTGCTGGAGATATTGGCGCTACTAAAACAATTTTGCGCTTAGTAGAATCGGACGATTTACCTCAGCAAACCACCTTACACGAGCAAACCTACCGTAGCCAAGAATTTGCAGACTTAGTACCAATGGTACATCAATTTCTGGAAGCCGCCGGAAATAACAAAACTCCTGAAAAAGCTTGCTTTGGCATAGCTGGGCCCGTTGTCAACAATACTTCTAAGCTGACTAATTTAAGTTGGATATTAGAAGCAAGCCGCTTAGAGCAAGAGTTACAAGTCTCCAGGGTAGCTTTAATTAACGACTTTGTGGCGGTAGGTTATGGGGTTACAGGTTTATCGGATGCTGACTTGCATACGTTGCAACCAGGTGTCCCCGATGCTAATGCACCTATTGCGGTAATTGGTGCGGGTACAGGTTTGGGACAAGGGTTTGCGATTCCCCAAGCTAATAACTATCGCGTATTTGGCACTGAAGGCGGACACGCCAGCTTTGCACCCCAATCTCCCATCGAGTTTGAATTGTTGCAATACCTATTAGAAAAGTACAACATCAACCGAGTTTCGGTAGAGCGAGTTGTTTCAGGGATGGGGATTGTAGCAATTTATCAGTTTTTGCGATCGCGCAAAATTCACCAAGAATCGCCTCTTTTAGCGGACGTTTACAACACCTGGGAGCGAGAAATTGGTAAAGAGAACAAAACCGTCGATTTGGCGGCGGAAATCTCTAAGGCTGCTAAACAAGATATCCTCGCCCAAAAAACAATGGAAATATTTGTAGCCGCCTATGGCGCGGAAGCTGGAGACTTGGCGCTAAAACTTCTCCCTTACGGAGGTTTATATATAGCAGGCGGGATTGCAGCCAAAAACTTACCCCTGATGCAACAAGGCTTTTTGCCAGCCTTCTTACGCAAAGGACGAATGAACTCTTTACTAGAGCAAATTCCCGTGCGCGTAGTTTTAAACCCCCAAGTTGGTCTACTAGGTAGCGCTCTTTGTGCTGCCCAATTAACTTAA
- the hemJ gene encoding protoporphyrinogen oxidase HemJ: MAYYWFKAFHIVGFVVWFAGLFYLVRLFIYHVEANAEPEPAQTILKNQYQLMEKRLYSIITTPGMLVTIAMAIGLVTTEPDVLKQGWLHIKLAFVVLLLGYHHYCKRLMKQLEKNECTWNGQQLRAFNEAPTILLVAIVMLAIFKDNLPTDLTAWVIFAMIIVMAATIQLYARKRRLDKERVLAEIPQE, from the coding sequence ATGGCTTACTACTGGTTTAAAGCATTTCATATTGTCGGTTTTGTGGTTTGGTTTGCTGGATTATTTTACTTGGTACGTCTTTTTATCTATCACGTTGAAGCTAACGCCGAACCCGAACCCGCGCAAACAATTCTCAAAAATCAATATCAGTTAATGGAGAAACGCCTATATAGCATTATTACTACCCCAGGAATGTTAGTGACAATTGCGATGGCGATTGGACTTGTAACGACCGAACCCGACGTTCTCAAACAAGGCTGGCTGCATATCAAGCTGGCGTTTGTGGTGCTTTTGCTTGGCTATCATCACTATTGCAAACGGCTGATGAAGCAACTAGAAAAAAATGAATGCACTTGGAATGGTCAGCAATTGCGGGCATTTAACGAAGCGCCTACTATATTGCTAGTAGCGATCGTCATGTTGGCGATTTTTAAAGACAATTTACCTACCGATCTTACGGCTTGGGTAATTTTTGCGATGATTATTGTTATGGCTGCAACTATTCAACTTTATGCCAGAAAGCGCCGCCTAGATAAAGAAAGAGTATTGGCAGAAATACCCCAAGAGTAA
- a CDS encoding iron uptake porin has protein sequence MNNYVLTPTLICTGLVTGLINFESAIAQENTLGQVTSVSQLSDVQPTDWAFQSLQSLVERYGVIAGYPDGTYRGNQAMTRYEFAAGLNAALDRINEVIASGTANAVTKEDLVTLQRLQSEFATELTVLRGRVDSLEAQAAELEANQFSTTTKLNAEVVVGLASVVAGENANGESIDTVPTLSQRVRLNLDTSFTGRDLLTTRLQANNVTPLGGTNSGPLLTNEGRLEFDGDSNNQFGLGLLRYRFPLGDKTNFYLAATGNGFVDLDASAQLNPYFDGGAVSLFALRNPIYNYSGGSGAGIQHFFGDSIEVNLGYLVPSSTAANPNEKNGLFDGVYAGLAQVIISPSDRTKIGLTYINSYSPSFFTTGEGIDPDLNPDFVPFGTSTGSNLSNTNFGRAVSTNAYGVSGTFVNPNFSIGGWVGYANQRYIGRGDADVWNWAITLAFPNLGKEGNLGGLLVGMEPKVTSIDSTLNNGEADPDTSLHLEAFYRYQISDNIAITPGVIWLTAPNHNNNNDDIVVGVVRTVFKF, from the coding sequence ATGAACAACTATGTGTTAACACCAACCCTTATATGTACAGGTTTAGTTACTGGTTTAATTAATTTTGAAAGTGCGATCGCTCAAGAGAATACATTAGGTCAAGTGACATCAGTTTCGCAACTATCAGACGTACAACCGACCGATTGGGCATTTCAATCATTACAGTCTTTAGTTGAACGTTATGGGGTTATTGCTGGCTATCCTGACGGGACTTATCGGGGAAACCAAGCGATGACGCGCTACGAATTTGCGGCGGGTTTAAATGCGGCTTTAGATCGAATTAATGAAGTAATTGCTTCGGGTACAGCTAACGCCGTTACTAAAGAAGACTTGGTAACTCTGCAAAGATTACAATCGGAATTTGCAACGGAACTAACTGTTTTACGGGGACGAGTGGACAGTTTAGAAGCACAAGCGGCGGAACTTGAAGCCAATCAATTTTCTACTACTACTAAACTTAATGCTGAAGTTGTCGTTGGTTTAGCAAGTGTAGTTGCGGGAGAAAATGCCAATGGTGAATCTATTGATACAGTCCCAACTTTAAGTCAACGAGTACGGCTGAATTTAGATACTAGCTTCACAGGTAGAGATTTACTCACAACTCGCTTGCAAGCTAATAATGTTACGCCTTTAGGCGGTACAAATAGCGGCCCATTGCTAACTAATGAGGGTCGATTAGAGTTTGATGGCGATAGTAATAATCAATTTGGTTTAGGGTTGCTGCGCTACCGCTTTCCTTTAGGTGATAAAACAAATTTTTACCTGGCGGCGACGGGTAACGGTTTTGTAGACTTGGATGCTTCAGCGCAATTGAACCCTTACTTTGATGGCGGTGCGGTTTCCTTGTTTGCCTTGCGTAACCCCATCTACAACTATAGCGGTGGTTCGGGGGCGGGAATACAACACTTTTTTGGGGACAGTATAGAAGTAAATTTAGGTTATTTAGTCCCTAGTAGCACGGCGGCTAATCCTAACGAAAAAAATGGTTTATTTGATGGAGTTTACGCAGGTTTAGCGCAAGTAATTATTAGTCCGAGCGATCGCACAAAAATCGGCTTAACTTATATCAATAGCTATAGTCCATCTTTCTTTACTACTGGCGAAGGTATAGACCCAGATTTAAACCCTGACTTTGTACCCTTTGGAACTAGCACGGGCAGCAATTTATCTAATACTAACTTTGGCAGGGCTGTATCTACTAATGCCTACGGCGTATCAGGCACTTTTGTTAATCCCAATTTTTCTATTGGTGGCTGGGTAGGATACGCCAACCAGCGCTACATCGGTAGAGGCGATGCGGATGTGTGGAATTGGGCGATTACTTTAGCATTTCCCAATCTAGGCAAAGAAGGCAATCTAGGCGGTCTTTTAGTCGGGATGGAACCCAAAGTAACGAGTATCGACAGTACCTTAAATAACGGTGAAGCCGACCCCGATACCTCTCTGCATCTAGAAGCTTTTTACCGCTATCAAATATCTGACAACATTGCCATCACTCCCGGCGTAATTTGGCTAACTGCACCGAATCACAATAATAACAACGATGACATAGTAGTTGGTGTAGTTAGAACAGTTTTTAAATTTTAA
- a CDS encoding carotenoid oxygenase family protein — translation MHAVTNLSTKKAWSKAIAKPATEFAQSKLPIISGSIPPSLKGTLYRNGPARLERGGIRVGHWFDGDGAILGVNFSDEGVTGTYRYVQTSGYEEEAAAGKLLYGNYGMTAPGAIWNQWLKPIKNAANTSVLALPDKLLALWEGGKPHALDLQTLATIGIDSLDGLGDKLAYSAHPKRDAKTGEIFNFGVSPGKNATLNIYKSDRTGKIIKKSALELDGVPLIHDFVLAGQYLVFFVSPVRVNPLPLLLGLSSYSEALQWQPKLGTQWLVFDRDSLELVNRGETEAWYQWHFSNGYVDSSGAIVAGMVRYEDFVTNQYLKEVATGETHRVAKSTLWEIHLNPHTGVAANEQVLDKHCEFPVVPPQQVGQSASSTYLSVHRQGIDPSQEIFGAIARFNNTTDTLTIADMGENRYPTEPIFAPNPENPDTGWIITVVYDGNTDTSEVWVLDSEGLDREPICKLSLPSVIPPSFHGTWQPG, via the coding sequence ATGCACGCAGTCACAAACTTGTCAACCAAAAAGGCGTGGTCAAAAGCGATCGCCAAACCCGCTACAGAATTTGCTCAATCAAAACTGCCAATTATTTCCGGTAGCATTCCTCCCAGCTTAAAAGGTACGTTGTACCGCAACGGGCCAGCAAGGCTAGAACGTGGTGGTATTCGGGTGGGGCATTGGTTTGATGGCGATGGAGCAATTCTAGGGGTGAATTTTAGCGATGAAGGCGTAACCGGGACTTATCGGTACGTGCAAACTAGCGGATATGAGGAAGAAGCGGCGGCGGGTAAGTTGCTATACGGCAACTATGGTATGACTGCGCCTGGTGCAATCTGGAATCAATGGTTAAAACCTATCAAAAATGCTGCTAATACTTCAGTTTTGGCATTACCCGACAAGCTTTTGGCATTGTGGGAAGGTGGGAAACCTCACGCCTTGGATTTACAAACTTTGGCTACTATTGGCATCGATAGTTTAGATGGACTTGGAGATAAGTTAGCTTATTCGGCTCATCCTAAAAGAGATGCAAAAACTGGAGAGATATTTAATTTTGGTGTGAGTCCCGGTAAAAATGCCACCCTAAATATTTATAAGAGCGATCGCACGGGCAAAATTATTAAGAAGTCTGCTCTAGAGTTAGATGGTGTGCCTTTAATCCATGATTTTGTTTTAGCAGGGCAATATTTAGTATTTTTTGTCTCACCAGTGCGGGTAAACCCTTTACCCCTGTTACTCGGATTAAGCAGCTACAGCGAGGCGTTGCAATGGCAACCAAAATTAGGCACGCAATGGCTAGTTTTTGACCGGGACAGCTTAGAATTGGTTAATCGCGGCGAAACTGAAGCTTGGTATCAATGGCACTTTAGCAACGGCTATGTGGACTCTAGCGGTGCGATCGTGGCTGGGATGGTACGCTACGAAGATTTTGTGACCAATCAGTATCTCAAAGAAGTAGCAACCGGGGAAACTCATCGCGTTGCTAAAAGTACGTTGTGGGAAATACATCTAAATCCCCATACAGGAGTAGCAGCAAACGAACAAGTTTTAGATAAGCATTGCGAGTTCCCTGTAGTACCGCCGCAGCAAGTAGGACAAAGTGCTAGTTCCACTTATTTATCTGTACATCGCCAAGGAATAGATCCAAGTCAAGAAATATTTGGGGCGATCGCCCGCTTCAATAATACAACCGACACTCTCACTATTGCGGACATGGGAGAAAATCGCTACCCTACCGAGCCAATATTTGCCCCTAATCCTGAAAACCCCGATACTGGCTGGATAATTACCGTTGTTTACGATGGGAATACAGACACAAGTGAAGTTTGGGTATTAGATAGCGAAGGTTTGGATCGAGAACCTATTTGTAAACTGAGCTTACCTAGTGTAATTCCCCCAAGTTTTCACGGTACATGGCAACCGGGGTAA